In a genomic window of Coprococcus eutactus:
- a CDS encoding ATP-binding protein yields MNRKKRLMTIFLVPVIAVIVAQGLVPLLAMIFSGIRSKMSGNVIDLDNHTVENRQVVLENDMVEHWRSIYKEQDLLNDTLSQVLDDQGIDIKKFLQDDNAQMQYLNQTFPDMVDALQYNTTSGVFLILANEQKLQNRANYRGFFIRDSDPQNKTASNTDLLLERGSKELSQNWSISLDSAWTTDFTFDGSGRRSCDDFFYIPYEAAMEHFGARMVDLGYWSKPFVLEDSSMDNHHMITYTVPLRYGDTIYGVVGIEISVSYLESYFTVSSLDSNLNAGYALAIKDGDGIYHAIAGKGTLYDAVSRDTRSFTLTQQKDNISKVDGVKAGKQDIYAVEKAIDLYSANVPYTDTSWVLCGFVKEDSVYGMGDALFRIICISVLVSVLMATVLVLILSRYVTKPVYRLMESVRGGVEGIHRFKISDIVEVDELHDVIENLADAQKQIEVQIIEEKERYRIAVESSQDVFFTYNKTDQKLELVNTGSNDGTWDCKKHPEFLNNDAVHPLDKRRLFDAARNADSRLCVEFRLKSDDDSEYEWVELRGTVINDENGNKDRIVGCIHNINQRKFLEETQQNEQIYDVLTSFYRLGHGMGAIQNSRQTECRGTMVITDIEKFSRINEKYGLIFGDIVIEKFAALIIDISNALDIENAVFIRAGADQMLLWFPGVDAENATELVERLRDEMGNLTNDNYLELDFRSGLTYAEDEKITTQEIFDQAKLALTVAKKKNCRDEIYQNISHSDMKDAGRVCLCGIDSVDRLDQLSLSSIALNLFDRGTEARVSMDMLALKLEEKYHVTNVIITRFNKEYMSNSRTYQWRSDGISWEGIVHCADSDYERFAARNTFQMVLILDQESGDDPVYGEFAKGKTGVVYHMMDNGQYSGSLFFIGMDGGILRDDAETKMFEEMLSIIQNRINMQRHDLSAQAKSDFLARMSHEIRTPMNGIIGMTEVALRPDQTEDKRIECLKKIDSASGYLLGILNDVLDMSKIESGKMKLVIDKCSIPDMMKNIDSIMDAKMNEKDITFVQNITLLHDWYYGDELRLNQILVNLLSNAVKYSNLGGHVDLTVKELPVDEKHSDIYFAVKDNGIGIPESKQQLIFQRFEQADDSANARKQGTGLGLAISSRLVHMMDSDIKVASEVGKGSCFSFTVRLERVPEGDIVEKNTAERANFSGRRILAVEDNELNMEIIKMILEERGMTVEEARDGQEAVQRVEEVSDGYYDLILMDIMMPVMDGLEAARTIRHMDRQYCKTVPIVAMSANAFDDDVKRSMASGMNGHLSKPVNIGKLEEMLASLWGGKQ; encoded by the coding sequence ATGAATAGAAAAAAGAGACTGATGACGATATTCCTCGTGCCAGTAATTGCGGTTATTGTGGCTCAGGGGCTTGTGCCATTGCTTGCAATGATATTCAGCGGAATACGATCAAAAATGTCTGGAAATGTGATAGATCTGGATAATCACACTGTTGAGAACAGACAGGTCGTGCTTGAAAATGATATGGTAGAGCACTGGAGATCCATATACAAGGAGCAGGATCTATTAAACGATACACTTTCACAGGTGCTTGATGATCAGGGGATAGATATAAAGAAATTCCTGCAGGATGACAATGCACAGATGCAATATCTTAACCAGACTTTTCCTGATATGGTGGATGCACTCCAGTACAACACCACATCGGGAGTGTTTCTCATACTTGCAAATGAACAGAAGCTTCAGAACAGAGCAAATTACAGAGGATTCTTTATACGTGACTCTGACCCACAGAATAAGACGGCATCCAACACAGACCTTCTTCTTGAGAGGGGCAGCAAGGAACTTTCCCAGAACTGGTCAATATCCCTTGACAGTGCCTGGACCACGGATTTCACATTTGATGGAAGCGGACGCAGATCATGTGATGATTTCTTCTATATCCCATACGAGGCTGCCATGGAACATTTCGGTGCAAGGATGGTAGATCTGGGATACTGGTCTAAACCGTTTGTTCTTGAGGATAGCAGTATGGACAATCACCATATGATAACATACACTGTGCCGCTCAGGTACGGCGACACCATATATGGAGTGGTGGGGATAGAGATAAGTGTCAGCTATCTTGAGAGCTATTTCACGGTAAGCAGCCTTGACAGCAATCTGAATGCAGGGTACGCACTTGCCATAAAGGATGGTGATGGTATATATCATGCTATAGCTGGCAAGGGTACGCTGTACGATGCTGTATCCAGAGATACCAGGAGCTTTACACTCACACAGCAAAAAGATAACATATCAAAGGTTGATGGCGTGAAGGCGGGTAAGCAGGATATATATGCCGTGGAAAAGGCAATTGATCTGTACAGCGCAAATGTGCCGTACACTGATACATCATGGGTTCTGTGTGGATTCGTGAAAGAGGATTCTGTGTATGGAATGGGAGATGCCTTATTCCGTATTATATGTATATCTGTACTTGTCAGCGTGCTTATGGCGACGGTTCTGGTACTTATATTGTCGAGATATGTGACAAAGCCGGTTTACCGATTGATGGAGAGTGTACGAGGCGGTGTTGAGGGCATACACAGATTCAAGATATCTGATATAGTGGAGGTTGATGAGCTGCACGATGTGATAGAGAATCTTGCGGATGCACAGAAACAGATCGAAGTGCAGATCATAGAGGAGAAAGAAAGATACAGGATTGCAGTTGAAAGTTCACAGGATGTATTCTTTACCTACAATAAGACGGACCAGAAACTTGAGCTTGTAAATACAGGCAGTAACGATGGCACTTGGGATTGTAAGAAACACCCGGAATTCTTGAACAATGATGCAGTACATCCTTTGGACAAGAGAAGACTATTTGATGCAGCACGAAATGCGGACAGCAGGCTTTGCGTTGAATTCAGATTGAAATCGGATGATGACAGTGAATATGAGTGGGTAGAACTCAGAGGCACAGTTATAAATGATGAAAATGGCAATAAAGACAGAATAGTTGGCTGTATCCATAACATAAACCAGAGAAAGTTTCTTGAGGAGACTCAGCAGAATGAGCAGATATATGATGTGCTGACATCATTTTACAGACTTGGCCATGGCATGGGAGCGATTCAGAATTCAAGGCAGACTGAATGCAGGGGAACAATGGTCATAACTGACATAGAGAAGTTCTCACGTATAAATGAAAAATATGGCTTGATATTTGGCGATATAGTGATTGAAAAATTTGCGGCTCTCATAATAGATATAAGCAATGCGCTGGATATAGAGAACGCGGTATTTATAAGAGCGGGTGCAGACCAGATGCTTTTGTGGTTCCCGGGAGTGGACGCTGAAAATGCCACAGAGCTTGTGGAAAGACTGCGTGATGAGATGGGCAATCTCACCAATGACAATTATCTGGAGCTTGATTTCAGATCAGGACTCACGTATGCGGAAGATGAGAAAATTACGACTCAGGAGATCTTTGACCAGGCGAAGCTGGCTCTTACAGTGGCAAAGAAAAAGAACTGCAGGGATGAGATTTATCAGAATATATCCCACAGCGATATGAAAGATGCAGGCAGAGTATGTCTGTGTGGGATAGATTCGGTTGACAGGCTGGATCAGCTGAGCCTCTCGTCGATAGCACTGAATCTGTTCGACAGGGGAACTGAGGCAAGGGTATCTATGGATATGCTTGCGCTAAAACTTGAGGAGAAATATCATGTCACAAATGTGATCATTACCAGATTCAATAAGGAATATATGTCTAACAGCAGGACTTATCAGTGGAGATCGGATGGTATCAGCTGGGAGGGCATAGTCCACTGCGCTGACAGTGATTACGAGAGATTTGCAGCTAGAAACACTTTCCAGATGGTGCTGATATTAGATCAGGAGAGCGGGGACGATCCGGTGTACGGAGAATTTGCTAAAGGAAAGACTGGGGTAGTGTATCACATGATGGACAATGGTCAGTACAGTGGAAGCTTGTTCTTTATAGGTATGGACGGCGGCATACTGCGTGATGATGCCGAGACGAAGATGTTCGAGGAAATGTTGTCGATAATACAGAACAGGATCAACATGCAGCGACATGATCTGTCAGCCCAGGCAAAGTCAGACTTCCTTGCCAGAATGTCACATGAGATCAGAACGCCTATGAATGGAATCATCGGAATGACTGAGGTGGCGTTGCGCCCTGACCAGACTGAGGACAAGCGTATCGAATGTCTGAAGAAGATAGACAGTGCATCCGGATACCTTCTGGGCATACTCAACGATGTCCTGGATATGTCCAAGATTGAGAGTGGCAAGATGAAACTTGTTATAGACAAGTGCAGCATTCCTGATATGATGAAGAATATAGATTCTATCATGGATGCCAAGATGAATGAGAAGGATATTACGTTTGTGCAGAATATCACCCTTCTTCATGACTGGTACTACGGTGACGAGCTCAGGCTCAATCAGATCCTTGTAAATCTTCTGAGCAATGCGGTGAAGTATTCCAATCTTGGGGGACATGTCGACTTGACTGTCAAGGAACTGCCTGTTGATGAGAAGCACTCAGATATATACTTTGCGGTAAAGGATAATGGCATCGGAATCCCAGAGAGCAAGCAGCAGCTTATATTCCAGCGGTTTGAGCAGGCTGACGACTCGGCAAATGCGAGAAAGCAGGGTACAGGACTTGGCCTTGCCATAAGCAGCAGACTTGTACATATGATGGATTCAGATATAAAGGTTGCGAGCGAAGTGGGAAAGGGAAGCTGCTTCAGCTTTACCGTGAGACTGGAGAGAGTTCCTGAAGGTGACATTGTGGAGAAGAATACAGCTGAGCGTGCCAACTTCTCAGGACGCAGGATCTTGGCAGTTGAGGATAATGAACTCAATATGGAGATAATAAAGATGATCCTTGAGGAGAGAGGCATGACCGTTGAGGAGGCACGTGATGGGCAGGAGGCTGTTCAGCGTGTCGAGGAAGTGTCTGATGGTTATTATGATCTGATCCTTATGGATATCATGATGCCTGTGATGGATGGACTTGAGGCGGCAAGAACCATAAGACACATGGACAGGCAGTATTGCAAAACTGTTCCGATAGTTGCCATGAGTGCGAATGCATTTGATGACGATGTGAAAAGATCCATGGCAAGCGGAATGAATGGGCATCTGTCAAAGCCTGTGAATATAGGCAAATTAGAGGAGATGCTGGCATCGCTGTGGGGTGGGAAACAATAA
- a CDS encoding hybrid sensor histidine kinase/response regulator: MIQCLQTMACEYAILVIMIYIGLRCFFQRNNQLIRRFSHFVVGIIIFQIINIPVRMIDAGLAHMSQITVFVLNSAFMIAETFVTYEWFVFFEHVQDSFLIKSKLVRLFGIVPLVLITVLSIASWWTHWLFYADDAGVYHRGTLFALQIVFPYTYVVVTLVSAVAYSITRKEKRSAVIMTIALIPALICSVLQVIAGGSYILAGLTLSAIFVYMELCMEDIRKVEKLAMLEKSKRELEEALDMANKANSAKTVFLNSMSHDIRTPMNAIIGFTDLLGENLGDEKKARDYIGKIKSSSDYLLSLINNVLEMARIESGRSDLDERDISVEKSLDAVYWIFEAQMKEKHIDFIWDVNVKHNNIKCDVVKLKEILMNIINNAYKYSLPGDSVAVRIEEIPCDRDGYARIQTTVKDTGIGMSEEFLEHIFEDFTRAQTSTESGQFGTGLGMAIVKKIVDLMGGTIDVQSKQGVGTTFTVTLEHKIAEIAAENREVVKSTEDYSFRGKRILLVEDNDLNAEIAQTILAGTGMTVDRACDGIQCVDVLKGSEPGYYDMVLMDIQMPNMDGYEATRIIRQFEDKRLSEIPIIAMTANAFAEDRKQAFDAGMNGHIAKPINAEDLKMTLAGIL; encoded by the coding sequence ATGATACAATGCTTACAGACTATGGCATGTGAGTACGCCATACTTGTCATAATGATCTATATAGGGCTTCGATGTTTCTTTCAGAGGAATAACCAACTCATCAGGCGGTTTTCTCATTTTGTGGTTGGAATCATAATTTTCCAGATAATAAATATACCTGTGCGAATGATTGACGCGGGACTTGCACATATGTCGCAGATAACAGTGTTTGTTCTAAACAGTGCTTTTATGATAGCGGAGACGTTTGTCACCTATGAATGGTTTGTTTTTTTTGAACACGTACAGGACTCATTTCTCATCAAATCAAAGCTTGTGAGATTGTTCGGGATTGTTCCGCTTGTCCTTATAACAGTGCTCAGCATAGCATCGTGGTGGACGCACTGGCTGTTTTACGCAGACGATGCGGGAGTGTACCACAGGGGGACTTTGTTCGCGCTCCAGATAGTATTTCCATATACCTATGTAGTCGTCACGCTTGTAAGTGCGGTGGCATATTCAATAACGAGAAAGGAGAAGAGATCGGCGGTCATCATGACAATTGCCTTAATACCGGCTTTGATATGTTCTGTACTTCAAGTAATAGCTGGTGGCTCTTACATACTTGCAGGTCTTACCCTGTCGGCGATATTTGTGTACATGGAGCTGTGTATGGAGGATATCCGGAAAGTTGAGAAGCTTGCGATGCTGGAAAAGTCCAAGCGTGAGCTTGAGGAGGCGCTTGACATGGCAAATAAGGCGAACAGCGCCAAGACTGTGTTCCTGAATTCTATGTCGCACGATATAAGAACTCCTATGAATGCTATTATCGGATTTACAGACCTTCTCGGCGAAAATCTTGGGGACGAGAAAAAAGCAAGGGACTATATAGGTAAGATAAAGTCGTCCAGCGACTATCTGCTCTCACTTATCAACAACGTGCTTGAGATGGCACGTATAGAGAGCGGAAGGTCTGATCTAGATGAGAGGGATATATCTGTGGAGAAGAGTCTTGATGCGGTTTACTGGATTTTTGAGGCTCAGATGAAGGAGAAGCACATTGACTTCATATGGGATGTCAACGTCAAACACAACAATATCAAGTGTGATGTTGTCAAGTTGAAAGAGATCCTCATGAATATAATTAACAATGCGTATAAATATTCACTTCCGGGGGACAGTGTAGCAGTCAGGATAGAGGAGATCCCGTGTGACCGTGATGGATATGCGAGGATACAGACGACTGTTAAGGACACTGGAATAGGAATGTCGGAGGAGTTCCTTGAACACATATTTGAGGATTTTACAAGGGCACAGACCTCCACGGAGAGTGGCCAGTTTGGAACGGGGCTCGGCATGGCTATAGTGAAGAAGATAGTCGACCTCATGGGCGGAACCATAGATGTACAGAGCAAGCAGGGGGTAGGCACAACGTTCACGGTCACACTGGAACACAAGATTGCGGAAATTGCTGCAGAAAACAGAGAGGTGGTAAAATCTACAGAAGATTATTCTTTCAGAGGTAAGAGGATACTGCTGGTGGAGGACAATGACCTGAATGCAGAGATTGCCCAGACTATTCTAGCCGGGACGGGTATGACCGTGGATAGGGCATGCGATGGCATCCAATGTGTAGATGTTTTGAAAGGTTCTGAACCGGGATATTACGACATGGTTCTCATGGATATCCAGATGCCGAACATGGACGGCTATGAGGCAACAAGAATTATAAGGCAGTTTGAAGATAAGAGACTTTCAGAAATACCGATAATTGCTATGACAGCAAATGCATTTGCAGAGGACAGGAAACAGGCATTTGATGCAGGTATGAATGGGCATATAGCAAAGCCTATAAATGCAGAGGATCTTAAGATGACTCTGGCGGGCATATTATAA
- a CDS encoding stage V sporulation T C-terminal domain-containing protein, giving the protein MKATGIIRRIDNLGRLVVPKEIRKVLRIKEGDPLEIFMGNDGEIMLKKYSPMADLAVFAQQYVDAVSQSLGLPVAITDRDSVIAVAGIPKKYMLGKELHRELEDVISDRKMIVARKGEPGFVRITVDGMECDGQVIQTIIAEGDAIGSVIVMVRDSSHKIGDIEQKAAAIAASFLGKQMEG; this is encoded by the coding sequence ATGAAGGCGACAGGTATTATTCGCAGAATTGATAATTTGGGACGCCTCGTGGTGCCAAAGGAGATAAGAAAGGTTCTAAGAATCAAGGAGGGCGACCCGTTAGAGATATTTATGGGAAACGATGGTGAGATCATGCTAAAAAAGTATTCTCCGATGGCGGATTTGGCGGTATTTGCGCAGCAGTATGTGGACGCGGTATCGCAGAGTCTGGGGCTTCCCGTTGCGATAACCGACAGGGATTCGGTCATTGCAGTAGCGGGAATTCCCAAGAAATATATGCTTGGAAAGGAGCTTCACCGAGAGCTAGAAGATGTCATAAGTGACAGGAAGATGATAGTGGCGAGAAAAGGAGAGCCTGGATTTGTCCGTATAACCGTAGACGGTATGGAGTGTGATGGGCAGGTCATACAGACCATAATAGCGGAGGGGGATGCGATAGGATCTGTCATAGTCATGGTGAGGGACAGTAGCCACAAAATAGGTGATATTGAGCAAAAAGCAGCGGCTATTGCAGCCTCTTTTTTGGGCAAACAGATGGAAGGTTAG
- a CDS encoding HU family DNA-binding protein, which yields MNKTELVAAIAEKTKLSKKDAEAALKAFTDVVADELKKGEKIQLVGFGTFEVSERPAREGRNPRTGETMTIAASKAPKFKAGKALKDSIN from the coding sequence ATGAATAAGACAGAATTAGTAGCAGCAATCGCTGAGAAGACAAAATTATCAAAGAAGGACGCTGAGGCAGCATTAAAGGCATTCACTGATGTTGTAGCAGACGAGTTAAAGAAAGGTGAGAAGATTCAGTTAGTTGGATTTGGTACATTTGAGGTATCAGAGAGACCAGCTAGAGAGGGAAGAAACCCAAGAACTGGCGAGACAATGACAATCGCTGCTTCAAAGGCTCCTAAGTTCAAGGCTGGAAAGGCATTAAAGGATTCAATCAACTAA
- a CDS encoding RNA-binding S4 domain-containing protein: protein MRLDKYLKVSRIIKRRTVANEACDAGRVMVNDKVAKAGTEVKVGDVIEIAFGNKTVKVRVTMIADSTKKEDAKDMFEYV from the coding sequence ATGAGACTTGATAAGTATCTTAAAGTATCCAGAATTATTAAGAGGAGAACTGTGGCCAACGAGGCATGTGATGCCGGGCGGGTTATGGTGAACGATAAGGTGGCAAAGGCCGGAACGGAGGTCAAGGTTGGGGATGTTATCGAGATAGCATTTGGCAATAAGACTGTGAAGGTCAGAGTTACCATGATCGCAGATTCCACCAAAAAGGAAGATGCGAAAGATATGTTTGAATATGTATAA